The segment TAAAAACAAATGgatcatgttttatttttaaaaaaaaatctagaaacGAACTAAATGGTGAAACTGAAACAAAACAGTGTGAGATGTTGGCATCGTTCTTGATCGAGCTTGCTCTTGTGGAGTACGAGATGCTTCAGTTTCAACCGTCATTACTAGCTGCAACAGCTGTGTACACTGCTCAATGTACAGTTGGTGGTTTCAGGCAATGGAGCAGTACATGTGAATTCCACTCTCATTACTCTGAAGATCAACTCAtgtaagtctctctctctctctaccaaAATATCATTCAAAGGCTGATGATCCTTTTCATTTGCAAACACAAAAGAGTCTTTTTAAACGAATTTGTCATCATGGGTTTTGCAGAGAGTGTTGTAGGAAGATGGTGAGTCTTCATCAGAGGGCACCTACGGGGAAATTGACAGGAGTATATAGGAAGTACAACACTTCCAAATTTGGGTACATAGCAAAGTGTGAAGCTGCACACTTTCTGGTGTCTGCCTGATGAGCCAAATGACAACAATTACTAGTTTGTACAGCTCATGTTGTCATAATTCCTTATTTGCTTTGAAGCAACAGTCAAAAATTGCTCTATTAGCCTTAATTGGAATAAAGTTTCCTCTCTTTTCCACCATTTTACTCTTTTAACTCTTACTAACCAATCACACTCATAGAAACTATAACCAAAAAACTTAAGTAACTCATACAGcttacaaatttaatttttatagtttaagACAGTAGGCCTTAAAGTTACAAGTAGTTTCGCCTCTGTTTATGGCGGTTGGATATTAGGATTTGCTGTACTATAGTCCTAAATTTCCTTAAGATATTTCTAAtcgtttttattatttaatttttttttttgtgttcaatATGGATAGCTGTTTTACTTTTACCCGATATCGGAAATGGCCaacttttttgtaaaaaaactaactaaaaatatttgaaagtaTTAAAAAGTAAGTATTCAGAGCTTTTGTTCTCTCTTATTGGTTGGACAGGGTTAGAACCTTTCTCTTTGGGCGAGCGTATCCGATTCCAAAATTTATCCTttcattttctaaaagttctggattttatgttttgtcttttttcaGAAATATTTTCACCAACCTATGTTGTGTTGTGTTCAAAAGATATCTAAATGATCTAACTGATTATCGTATAACTGTATGTGCGGGTCTCCTAGCATCCAATTCACATCAATTGAGGTGTCAAAATAAATTATGTCTATCAAAGCCGTCTCTGATTGTtgaaatgaagaaaaagaacaTTATTTCATTCCACccaataaaaataatcaaacctATTAAAAATAGAGTATTCGAATTAAGTATGTATAAAAACTTCCATATCCCCAAACTGGTTCAGATTGGATCCAGTTTTTCCAAAAATAAGCTACCTACCAAAAACGACATCGTATTCAATCGCAttacttttaagttttaacctTCACCTGTACGATATAGATCCCTCTCCCACCAACTCTCTTTCACACTTCGCTTTTTTGTTTTCAGATACCTTTTGGCCGTCACTGGTTCGACGACAATGTCGGCGTCAACAAactccctcctcctcctcggaAACCAAACCCATCTCCCTTCCCTCAAATCCCAATCCCTCCTCCGCCTCACCAAACCCTCCACTCTCACCCTCCCCTCCACAAGAACCAAATCCATCAGATGCGTCgcttccaccaccaccaccgagcGAGTCATCAACTTCGCGGCAGGCCCCGCCGCTCTACCCGAGAACGTCCTCCTCAAAGCCCAATCCGACCTCTACAACTGGCGCGGATCCGGCATGAGCGTCATGGAGATGAGCCACCGCGGCAAAGAGTTCCTCTCCATCATCCAAAAAGCCGAATCCGATCTCCGCCTCCTCCTCCACATCCCTCCCGACTACTCCGTCCTCTTCCTCCAAGGCGGCGCCACCACCCAGTTCGCCGCCCTCCCTCTCAACCTCTGCAACCCCGAGGACCCCGTCGATTACCTCGTCACCGGATCTTGGGGTGACAAGGCCTTTAAGGAGGCGCAGAAGTACTGCAACCCTAAGGTTGTCTGGTCCGGTAAGGCCGAGAAGTACACTAAAGTCCCCTCCTTTGATGTTCTTGAGCAGACCCCGCACGCCAAGTATTTGCATTTATGCGCCAACGAGACTATCCATGGAGTTGAGTTTAAAGACTACCCTGTTCCTAAGAACCCCAACGGTGTTTTGATAGCTGACATGTCTTCGAATTTCTGTTCGAAGCCTGTTGATGTGTCCAAGTTCGGTGTGATCTACGCCGGTGCGCAGaagaacgttggtccttcggGAGTCACCATTGTCATAATCAGGAAAGATTTGATCGGGAACGCTCAGGACGTCACTCCAGTGATGCTTGACTACAAGATCCACGACGAGAACAGTTCCTTGTACAACACGCCTCCCTGTTTCGGGATTTACATGTGTGGTTTAGTGTTTGATGATCTGTTGGCGCAGGGCGGGTTGAATGAGGTGGAGAAGAAGAACCAGAGGAAGGCGAAGATTCTGTATGATGCTATTGATGAGAGCAGGGGGTTTTTCAGGTGTCCTGTTGAGAAGTCTGTTAGGTCTTTGATGAATGTTCCTTTCACGTTGGAGAAGGCGGAGTTGGAAGGGGAGTTTATTAAGGAAGCTGCTAAGGAGAAGATGGTGCAGCTCAAGGGGCATAGATCGGTGGGAGGTATGAGGGCGTCTATTTACAATGCGATGCCTTTGGCTGGAGTTGAGAAGCTCGTTGCTTTCATGAAAGAGTTCCAGGCTAGGCATGCTTGATTCCATCTTTGTTGTTGAGTGAGTATAAGCTTTGAATGCTTGtggtttgattttttgttttcatctttATCTACTTTGAATTCCAGTTGTGTGCGGAACTGTTTCAGTAATAATCTTTTAGCTTATGCTAACTGAGAACTTCTAGAGAGATTAAAATCTTTGAATAAATACTTATTGGGAAAATGCTGAGATGAGCTTTTGATGATAAGCAAATGCATACAAGTATCTCATGTTGTTGAGTTAGTTTGTCCTTTCTCTGTATCTGCTGTTGAAACTGATGCTCTTGTTTTCAAGAACCGCAAAATTACAAATTCAGGTTCGTAATCCAACTAAACTGCTAGTACAGAATCGTCATGTCAGGGATTTCATTGTGTTTGTGTATGCTACTGTTTGTTATTGCCGCTTTGTAACCATCAGCTAAATCTACATGTGGAAAGAACTCTTTAGTAATTCAAGAATAGTCACTATTAAACCCAAGAGACAGGAGCACAGAGTAAGAAGCACACAAGAATCTGCAAACTCATTGGGTCTTGCTCATTAATGACCCTCATCAGTTTCGCAGGATTTCCAGCCACTACTACACTTCAAACCCAAAAAGATGTCCATGGTTACAACTCCTGATTTGAAATAAAGCAGATAAGGTTAGGTCTAATGTCAGTCTTACCGATGCCTCAAGTAAAGCAGATGTGTTGATCAGCTTTTTCTCATTTGGTTGAGAGATGATGAGTTTCtggtgtgtatatatataaggaaaataaaagATCAGAGAACTGTAAACTACCGCGTGAAAATGAAGAAACAGATCAGCCATGGATATGGTTTTCCTATAATTAGATTTCTTACACGGAAAGGCAAACGATTCTGTACCTCAGAAAcattttaaaagaagaaaaggcAATAGAATATTCTACCGCGTCTGGAAGATTTCAAAGACAATCTCAATCATAAACATctgttttcctttttctttttattcagTTTCTCTATTATAAATCTGCATCGTGGGGTCAGACcctctaaacaaaaacatcaactcatagaagaaaaaaaagagtttgtGTTTTGTTGCTGTTCTCTATTCAGTTTTTGTTGTTGATCGAAAATGGCATCAAACGACGCTGGAAGGCCGTTACCAAAATTTGGGGATTGGGATGTGAATGATCCCGCGACAGCAGATGGATACACGGTGATATTCAGCAAAGCCGGTGAAGATAAGAAGACAGGAAGGAGTTCGACTAAGACGAATTCTCAGAGGAAACAAGACGGTGATAAGCCAGCGGTCAAGAAATGGCTCTGTTTCACATTTTCttgatttctttttcttgtgTACATTGTTGTCATTCTAAGAAAGAAACTAGCTTTGAACCTTTGACAACTTTTGTCCTAGAAGTTTTCTTATGATGAATCAGTTCTGCGTTGTGTATATTACAGAATCAACAAAACTTTCAGCTCCAAATTTCTAGTTGAAGAATGGAAACACTTGGCGAAATGAGGATGTTGaaacataataattgttttGAGGTGATCCATCATCAAGCTCCTTCAACGTGTTTCTTTTTCACAACTTCAGATATCAGACAAgattttctcttcttcattaCAAAACCTTTTGTTTTATCTTTCTTGATTTGGTCTGCAAATTTATGAATCAATGCCTTGTGTATTGTTTCAAATAGAAAAACGAGAAGATCATTGAGTTATTCTGAGAAGATAAATTGtttgaaataatataataacttgCATACCACTTTTAATATTTACGTTAATCAAAAGTAGCATAACATTTTAGTTTTGAGTTTACTgattataatttagggtttggtattttataaatgattttaaatattaataaatgatttaagaGACTTAAggtatttaaatattaatgaaaacaattatctttaaaaacaaaactcaaaagtACTATCAAATTTGTGGTAAAGTTATAATTCTCCATTTTGAGAATATCTGTCATATTTAGCCTCCATAAATTGttgtttttgaataaaaaagGATTTTGCCTACAAACTTGTACAGAAAAATAGAGAACAACATGTGTTAAAAGGGAGGGAAACAATGGATAGAGTTGAACGCTGGAGTCAGGGGGTTGATGTCACTTGTGTTCTTTGTCGGAGTAATGCAGAATCTCGGGACTATCTCTTCTTTGAATGTTCCTTCACTTCGCAGATTTGGCAATATCTCATGTCCGGGGTCTTGGCCAGTTCTTATACTAAAGTATGGTCTGAGATTCTGCCTCTTCTTACTCGTACTGATTGGGATAAGAGAAGGTTATTTTGCGCAAGATATACCTTCCAAGTTACTATACATATGGtatggagagaaagaaacaaagatCAAGCATGGTGAGAAGCCTTTGCCATTGGATGTAGTGAAGACGCTTTTGGACAAAGGAGTACGAAACAAATTGACTATCTTGAGATTCAAAAGAGGCAAAGGAATGGAGAATGCTTTACAATATTGGTTTAGTACAAGAGTGTAATTTTTTGGAATATCCTTAAAAGATTGATAGAATTTATCTCTAAATAGGTCTACACTTGATGTAAAAAGGctttttgatgaataaatttaacatttatttaaaaaaaaaagggagggGAACGCTAATACACACTGAAATTGGATCGACCACCAAACCAAACTAGCTATCTGAATCGTAATtgacccaaaccaaaccaaaccaaatttgtGGTAAACCTGAACGCTTAGACCTACTAGAATTCGAGGAAGAAATGTACCCATAGACTCTTAAATCTACAAGGTCCTCCAGATTTGTTTCTTTCAGTAGATCATCATCATTTATAGGTTTCTCCGAGCTatcatgttttgtttttgaatttattCAAATGCAAGCAATCAGAGACAACAATAGACAAGTAAGATTGTAAAAACGACTGTAAAAGCCCAACAGGCCCAATGATAACATACGCAGTAGAGCGCGAGTGTGATACTACCACCATTCCCCTTCTCGTCGACCCTacaaaaaccctaaaaccttCCGGCGATCGAAGCAAAACGACAAAAAAAATGGGGAAGATCCCGTCGTCGTTTCGCTCTCTAACGTCGACGCAACTGATCAAGAAACCCACCGCACCTCCTCCATCGCCTCCTCCCCCGCGAAACTCCCAAAACAGAATCACCGGAACTCATCACGACTCCCCAAAACCTCCCCAGACCACCACTCCCTCGAGAAACCCTTTCAAATCCCCAAACCTCTCCTCCGCCAAATCCCTCTTCAACTCAATCGCCGCCACCTCCAAAACCCCCCTCGACACCAAATTCCACAACTCCGTCCTCCAATCCTACGCCTCCATCGCCTCCGTCGACGACGCCGTCAACCTCTTCCACCACATCCTCAAATCCCAGCCCAATTTCTCCCCGGAGCCATCCACCTTCAACATCCTCCTCTCCCACGCCTGCAGATCCCCCGACTCGCCCCTCTCCAACGTCCACCGAGTCCTCAACCTCATGGTGAACAGCGGCGTCGCGCCTAACAACGTCACCACCGACATCGCGGCCCGCTCCCTCTGCGAATCGGATCGGATCAGCGACGCTACAGATCTGGTGATGGAGCTCTCCGAGAAGCACTCGCCTCCGGATATGTTCACTTATAACTACCTCCTCAAGCAGTTATGCAAGTACGAGTCGTTGAACGCTGTTTACGAGTTTAGggataagatgaagaagtcGTTTAACGTGAAGCCGGATCTTGTTAGCTACACGATCTTGATCGATCATGTGTGTAACTCCAAGAATCTAAGGGAAGCGATGAAGTTAGTTAGTGATCTTGGTGTTGACGGTTTTAAGCCTGATTGCTTTGTGTACAACACTATTATGAAAGGCTTTTGCACGTTGAGTAAAGGGAGCGAGGCGGTTGGTGTTTTCAAGAAGATGAAGGAGGACGGTGTTGAGCCTGATCGGATCACTTACAATACTTTGATATTCGGGTTGTCGAAGTCGGGGAGGGTTGAGGAGGCGAGGAAGTATCTGCAGACTATGGATGAGGCAGGGTATGAGCCTGATGCGGTTGCTTACACGGCGCTGATGAATGGGATGTGTAGGAAAGGAGCGAGTTTGGGTGCGTTGAGTTTGTTGGAAGAGATGGAAGCGAGAGGGTGTGCTCCTAATGATGTCACTTATAATACTTTGCTTTATGGGTTGTGTAAGGGGAGGTTGATGGAGAAAGGGATCGAGTTTTATGAGATGATGAAATCGAAGGGTTTGAAGCTTGAGAGTTATGCTTACGCTACGCTTGTGAGGGCGCTGGTTAGAAGTGGGAAGGTCGCAGAGGCGTATGAAGTTTTTGATTATGCGGTTGGGAGCAAGAGTTTGAGTGATGCTTCTGCGTATGCTACGCTTGAAACTTCGTTGAAATGGGTGAAGAAGGCGAAAGAGCAAGGGTTGGCTGACTGAATGGTATTCTCTAGCTTGAGCTTTGTCGATGTTCTTCTTTTTTCGCTAGTCTTGTTTCTTTTGTATTGAATCAAAAAGGAATGAACTTGATTACTTGTACGAAAATGAACAGTTATTTCTTAAGGGAGCCAGCATTGATTAATGACAATAGGTTGTTTGGTAGGCTTGTGACCTGAGATCTCTTAAAgtgatttttttgtgtgtttctctCCTGTAGTGTCATGCAAACTGTTCTTGTAAGCTGTTGTGAATTCCATGATTGGCTTAACCGGCTTTCTTCTTTGTGCAGGTCCTGTTTCTTTTTTAAAgttgtatctttttaaaaggAATAAATTTATAAGCTATATTCATATGAACGGTTAAGTATGTTGTTTAACTATATGCATATGAACACTGTGTATGAAAGTCATGAATTTGACATATGAACACTAATGTATGAAAGTGTATGAACACTCTGTTGGTAATGTGCTGAGTCACATGAGATCTTTTAACATGTTATAATGAGTTCttaaagactcaagctctatgAGTTACCTACATTCGGTGAAGTTCTGTTATAATTACCttcttgcctttttttttttttttttttttttttttttgtcagcaaacaAAACAGATTCATGTAGACTCTGCGAACCATTCCGGTAGCTCTGCATCCATATGGACGACAAACGACGGTTGCTTTCTTGCACTGCGTGCGAGACTGTCTGCCTTTGAGTTCTGTGTCCGTGGTATATGAATGATCTCTGAGCTGTTGAAACTCCTCTTTAAAACTTTTATGTCTTCCAAATAGC is part of the Brassica rapa cultivar Chiifu-401-42 chromosome A09, CAAS_Brap_v3.01, whole genome shotgun sequence genome and harbors:
- the LOC103837814 gene encoding phosphoserine aminotransferase 2, chloroplastic, encoding MSASTNSLLLLGNQTHLPSLKSQSLLRLTKPSTLTLPSTRTKSIRCVASTTTTERVINFAAGPAALPENVLLKAQSDLYNWRGSGMSVMEMSHRGKEFLSIIQKAESDLRLLLHIPPDYSVLFLQGGATTQFAALPLNLCNPEDPVDYLVTGSWGDKAFKEAQKYCNPKVVWSGKAEKYTKVPSFDVLEQTPHAKYLHLCANETIHGVEFKDYPVPKNPNGVLIADMSSNFCSKPVDVSKFGVIYAGAQKNVGPSGVTIVIIRKDLIGNAQDVTPVMLDYKIHDENSSLYNTPPCFGIYMCGLVFDDLLAQGGLNEVEKKNQRKAKILYDAIDESRGFFRCPVEKSVRSLMNVPFTLEKAELEGEFIKEAAKEKMVQLKGHRSVGGMRASIYNAMPLAGVEKLVAFMKEFQARHA
- the LOC103837816 gene encoding pentatricopeptide repeat-containing protein At2g17670, producing MITYAVERECDTTTIPLLVDPTKTLKPSGDRSKTTKKMGKIPSSFRSLTSTQLIKKPTAPPPSPPPPRNSQNRITGTHHDSPKPPQTTTPSRNPFKSPNLSSAKSLFNSIAATSKTPLDTKFHNSVLQSYASIASVDDAVNLFHHILKSQPNFSPEPSTFNILLSHACRSPDSPLSNVHRVLNLMVNSGVAPNNVTTDIAARSLCESDRISDATDLVMELSEKHSPPDMFTYNYLLKQLCKYESLNAVYEFRDKMKKSFNVKPDLVSYTILIDHVCNSKNLREAMKLVSDLGVDGFKPDCFVYNTIMKGFCTLSKGSEAVGVFKKMKEDGVEPDRITYNTLIFGLSKSGRVEEARKYLQTMDEAGYEPDAVAYTALMNGMCRKGASLGALSLLEEMEARGCAPNDVTYNTLLYGLCKGRLMEKGIEFYEMMKSKGLKLESYAYATLVRALVRSGKVAEAYEVFDYAVGSKSLSDASAYATLETSLKWVKKAKEQGLAD
- the LOC103837815 gene encoding protein NOI4; translated protein: MASNDAGRPLPKFGDWDVNDPATADGYTVIFSKAGEDKKTGRSSTKTNSQRKQDGDKPAVKKWLCFTFS